One genomic window of Raphanus sativus cultivar WK10039 unplaced genomic scaffold, ASM80110v3 Scaffold1103, whole genome shotgun sequence includes the following:
- the LOC108848327 gene encoding uncharacterized protein LOC108848327: MSILRGSSSGTANRSRQTCLPPGFNRPATSASLPPGATRPASSASRHPLPSLAAVMSAPERRNMPVLHPQRPNGTLWFGIDDCTQKDVVSTYQSNFWGPWWTYNMVPDEKKVAWWTSFVQKYYWDPKHHNQVHVQWEKILKNSIRDLVSKRRRSEEKKKPDFIGLADWNLMLEIWQEERHQKRSKTNSQNASSNPDGLGTHRHTSGSKNHKRYAYDLTVKAGGVAPPVTEVVRMTHSRKDSTFIDKRAEGLVKAAEALALERSQGSCPTDETPSAPSTQQLNAAYIEVATNGKGRVYGLGSIQDIDDEPSETAPASLFTHVAVDGRLTSVEGVVTSLKDDVSGVKEDVTGIKRGLEVLMKMNGVDPITFEPIQRESDASVPTPQSSQELDQNSAVH, translated from the exons ATGAGTATCCTACGTGGTTCTTCTTCAGGGACAGCTAACAGGAGCCGTcaaacttgtcttcctcctgGATTCAACAGACCAGCTACGTCCGCTTCTCTTCCTCCTGGAGCAACCAGACCAGCTTCTTCTGCTTCTCGACATCCACTTCCAAGCTTAGCTGCTGTAATGAGCGCACCAGAGAGACGTAACATGCCTGTTCTCCATCCACAAAGGCCCAATGGGACTTTATG GTTCGGGATTGACGATTGCACCCAAAAAGATGTAGTGTCAACATATCAGTCAAACTTTTGGGGACCTTGGTGGACCTACAATATGGTGCCAGATGAGAAGAAGGTCGCTTGGTGGACTAGTTTTGTG CAAAAATACTATTGGGATCCTAAGCATCACAATCAAGTTCATGTTCAGTGGGAAAAGATTCTGAAAAACTCAATCAGAGACCTTGTAAGCAAGAGGAGGAgatcagaagaaaaaaagaagccaGATTTCATTGGCCTAGCAGATTGGAACTTGATGCTAGAGATTTGGCAGGAGGAGCGACACCAAAAGAGGAGCAAAACAAATTCTCAGAATGCTTCCTCAAACCCAGATGGTTTAGGCACTCATCGTCATACTTCAGGATCAAAAAATCACAAGCGTTATGCTTATGACTTG ACAGTTAAGGCTGGTGGGGTAGCACCTCCAGTCACTGAAGTAGTGCGTATGACCCATAGTCGCAAAGATAGCACTTTCATTGACAAAAGGGCTGAAGGTTTAGTGAAGGCTGCCGAGGCTCTTGCATTGGAGCGATCACAAGGTTCCTGTCCGACTGATGAAACCCCATCTGCACCCTCTACCCAACAGCTCAATGCTGCTTACATTGAA GTGGCAACCAATGGAAAAGGGCGAGTTTATGGTCTTGGTTCAATTCAGGATATTGATGATGAACCAAGTGAGACTGCACCAGCTTCTTTATTTACACATGTGGCAGTTGATGGACGCTTGACCAGTGTGGAGGGTGTTGTAACTAGCTTGAAGGATGATGTTTCTGGCGTGAAGGAGGATGTAACTGGTATTAAGCGAGGTTTAGAGGTGCTGATGAAGATGAATGGAGTGGATCCTATTACCTTTGAACCTATTCAGCGTGAGAGTGATGCCTCTGTTCCAACTCCCCAATCAAGCCAAGAACTTGACCAAAATTCTGCAGTACACTAA
- the LOC108850077 gene encoding uncharacterized protein LOC108850077, with protein MATSRPQSPPSDFPAKTTRTNQKEEDRKKVSYKTKEIKYLNRKKLIILQNENGPCPLIAICNVLLLRNRMDLYPDRFQVSQERLLNLVANLLFDIDDEAEKIIDAINLLPRLAYGINVDIKFRSISDFERTPDLAIFDLLKIPLYHGWIFDPQDYETATAIGCKSYNDLMTGLVTLAETQTVMAPIGLDCGECSVDFSAALGTPSQCFSKTRSFADSTPTSAEHGRLARGDIEEEIALLQALRLSERENLGVELDTRRDSSSGGKSASGYSDVYWMSEDDSLVNSVGTASGSTSTPGSGNTCPKTRCDDQFSSKGSGDETDCVVGNNIDVGENICSPASSKMTSEALDHDHVPLYEDDKGVTIVGSPVCKGDSTPGQISPEGKDTNRLTPEEERQVHTFPDILKKNLPWLDLQALFLHEGLKEGELCVFFRNNHFYTMLKNDSALYNLVTDQGYLTERDLVWENLNQVNGDSDFVTGDFKVFEFDSGNWDQQDAVSNTADYIYSINSLSKEGMEIDPDLKMAMELQEQELGGEDKDFESISDFRPTKSP; from the exons ATGGCGACATCGCGTCCTCAGTCTCCGCCTTcggattttcccgccaaaacgaCGAGGACGAATCAGAAGGAGGAAGATCGGAAGAAGGTGAGTTACAAGACGAAGGAGATCAAGTATCTGAATCGGAAGAAGCTAATCATTCTCCAGAACGAGAACGGACCGTGTCCTCTGATCGCCATCT GTAACGTTCTGCTGTTGAGGAACCGGATGGATCTGTATCCTGATCGTTTTCAAGTTTCTCAAGAGAGATTGCTAAACCTTGTGGCAAATCTACTCTTTGAT ATCGATGATGAAGCAGAGAAGATAATTGATGCCATTAACCTCCTCCCACGCCTTGCTTATGGCATTAACGTCGATATCAAATTCAGGAG TATTAGTGACTTTGAGCGTACACCTGACTTAGCCATATTTGATTTGCTTAAGATTCCCTTGTACCACGGATGGATTTTTGATCCTCAG GACTATGAAACCGCTACTGCAATTGGATGCAAATCTTATAATGATCTGATGACTGGCCTTGTTACTTTGGCCGAGACACAGACTGTAATGGCTCCAATCGGTCTAGATTGTGGAGAATGCTCTGTTGATTTTAGTGCAGCTCTAGGGACTCCTTCACAGTGTTTCTCGAAGACAAGATCTTTTGCTGACTCTACACCTACATCTGCAGAGCATGGTAGATTGGCAAGGGGGGATATCGAAGAAGAAATAGCGTTGCTGCAAGCCTTGCGATTATCTGAAAGGGAAAATCTTGGTGTGGAATTGGATACTCGCAGAGACTCAAGCAGTGGAGGAAAGTCCGCGTCTGGATACTCTGATGTATATTGGATGTCTGAGGATGACTCACTGGTAAATTCTGTGGGCACTGCATCTGGTTCTACTAGCACCCCTGGAAGTGGTAATACCTGTCCCAAGACCAGATGTGATGATCAGTTTTCTTCTAAGGGATCAGGAGATGAGACAGACTGTGTTGTTGGGAATAACATTGATGTGGGGGAAAATATATGTTCGCCAGCATCAAGTAAAATGACCAGTGAAGCTCTTGACCATGATCATGTGCCCCTGTATGAAGATGATAAAGGTGTAACCATAGTAGGTTCACCAGTTTGTAAAGGCGACTCAACTCCTGGACAAATCTCTCCGGAAGGGAAGGATACAAACAGGCTCACACCAGAAGAGG AGAGACAAGTCCATACGTTTCCCGACATTCTTAAGAAAAATTTGCCATGGTTGGATCTTCAG GCTCTTTTCTTGCATGAAGGCCTTAAAGAAGGTGAACTATGTGTTTTCTTCCGCAACAATCACTTCTACACCATGCTGAAG AATGACAGTGCACTCTATAACCTGGTTACTGATCAAGGCTACCTGACTGAGCGAGACCTCGTTTGGGAAAATTTAAACCAG GTTAATGGTGACTCTGATTTCGTGACTGGTGACTTTAAGGTCTTCGAGTTTGACAGTGGCAACTGGGATCAACAGGATGCAGTTAGTAATACTGCG GACTACATCTACAGCATCAACAGTTTGTCAAAAGAAGGCATGGAAATTGA TCCCGATCTTAAAATGGCGATGGAGTTGCAGGAACAAGAGTTGGGTGGTGAAGACAAAGATTTCGAGAGTATAAGTGATTTTAGACCTACAAAGTCCCCATAA
- the LOC130503751 gene encoding agamous-like MADS-box protein AGL19: MVRGKTEIKRIENATSRQVTFSKRRNGLLKKAFELSVLCEAEVGLIIFSPRSKLYEFSSSSMAKTIERYQKRVKETGINYPRDDNSQQARDETYGLTKKIEQLEISKRKMLGKGIDACSIEELQQLENRLERGLSRIRAKKYLLLREEIEKLKHEERNLIKENKELKEKWRGMGAIVVASPSSTLSSAEVNKDSNDNMEVETGLFIGPPEPRQSKKLPP; this comes from the exons ATGGTGAGGGGAAAGACTGAGATCAAGAGGATAGAGAACGCAACGAGCAGGCAAGTGACTTTCTCCAAGAGAAGAAATGGACTTTTAAAGAAAGCTTTTGAGTTATCTGTCCTTTGTGAAGCTGAAGTTGGTTTGATCATCTTCTCTCCAAGATCCAAACTCTATGAGTTCTCTAGCTCTAG CATGGCAAAAACAATAGAACGATATCAGAAACGGGTCAAAGAAACTGGGATTAATTACCCGAGAGATGACAATTCTCAG CAAGCAAGAGACGAAACATATGGTCTAACAAAAAAGATTGAGCAGCTAGAGATATCTAAACG AAAAATGCTTGGGAAAGGTATTGATGCATGTTCTATTGAGGAGCTGCAACAGTTAGAGAATCGGTTGGAACGAGGCTTGAGCAGGATACGAGCCAAGAAG TACCTATTACTTCGTGAAGAAATTGAGAAGCTGAAGCATGAG GAGAGGAATCTCATTAAGGAAAATAAAGAACTGAAAGAGAAG TGGCGTGGAATGGGAGCAATAGTAGTAGCATCACCATCATCAACCTTGTCATCAGCAGAAGTGAACAAGGATAGCAATGACAATATGGAAGTGGAGACTGGTTTGTTCATTGGACCTCCTGAGCCAAGACAATCCAAGAAACTCCCTccttaa